Proteins encoded within one genomic window of Streptomyces sp. NBC_01314:
- a CDS encoding glycosyltransferase, with product MKALHIITGLGVGGAEQQLRLLLQHLDVDCEVVALTNPGAVADGLVADGVRVHHLGMDANHDLSALPRLIRLIRAGGYDLVHTHLYRACVYGRLAARLAGVRGVVATEHSLGDSQMEGRRLTAGVRALYLATERLGHTTVAVSPAVADRLRRWGVPSPRIEVVPNGIDLARFHFDVSRRHHTRRRLGLPENAYVVGGIGRLTAGKRFDVLIRAMARLPADHWLLLVGGGPEESVLRRTAHEAGVADRVLFTGERPNVPDASLGPDVPSLTFAMDLLASPSPEESFGLAVVEALASGLPVLYTSCPAIEDLSPQAAACAVRVRGGPEAYARAVAAVRAAGPRSRTAADAAHRYSISRSAARLMDVYTAAVSSSLPPSLQGASSS from the coding sequence ATGAAAGCGCTGCACATCATCACCGGTCTCGGCGTCGGCGGCGCCGAACAACAGCTCCGCCTGCTGCTGCAGCACCTCGACGTCGACTGCGAGGTGGTGGCCCTCACCAACCCGGGCGCCGTCGCCGACGGCCTCGTTGCCGACGGCGTCCGCGTGCACCACCTCGGCATGGACGCCAACCACGACCTGTCCGCGCTCCCCCGCCTGATCCGCCTGATCCGCGCGGGTGGCTACGACCTGGTCCACACCCACCTCTATCGCGCCTGCGTCTACGGCCGGCTGGCCGCCCGACTCGCCGGCGTCAGGGGCGTGGTCGCCACGGAGCATTCCCTCGGCGACTCCCAGATGGAAGGCCGGAGGCTGACGGCGGGCGTCCGCGCGCTCTACCTCGCCACCGAGCGCCTCGGCCACACCACGGTCGCCGTCTCCCCCGCGGTCGCCGACCGCCTCAGACGCTGGGGCGTGCCCTCCCCTCGCATCGAGGTCGTCCCCAACGGGATCGACCTGGCCCGTTTCCACTTCGACGTGTCCCGGCGCCACCACACCCGGCGACGCCTCGGCCTGCCGGAGAACGCCTATGTCGTCGGCGGGATCGGCCGCCTCACCGCGGGCAAGCGCTTCGACGTCCTCATCCGGGCGATGGCCCGGCTCCCGGCCGACCACTGGTTGTTGCTGGTCGGTGGCGGCCCGGAGGAGAGCGTCCTGCGCCGCACCGCCCACGAGGCAGGCGTGGCCGACCGCGTCCTGTTCACCGGCGAGCGCCCCAACGTTCCCGACGCCTCCCTGGGCCCCGACGTGCCCTCGCTCACGTTCGCCATGGACCTGCTCGCCTCGCCGTCCCCGGAGGAGTCCTTCGGGCTGGCGGTGGTGGAGGCCCTGGCGTCCGGCCTGCCCGTCCTCTACACATCCTGCCCGGCGATCGAGGACCTGTCTCCGCAGGCCGCCGCCTGTGCCGTCCGTGTGCGCGGCGGCCCCGAGGCGTACGCCCGTGCCGTCGCCGCAGTGCGCGCGGCCGGCCCGCGGTCCCGTACGGCTGCGGACGCCGCTCACCGCTACAGCATCTCCCGCAGCGCTGCCCGGCTCATGGACGTGTACACGGCAGCGGTGTCCAGCTCATTGCCCCCCTCACTTCAGGGAGCCAGTTCGTCATGA
- a CDS encoding lipopolysaccharide biosynthesis protein, which produces MTDNLTRFRRQPGQPALAGILRPWLLLATGTLVGGLLGGAYGTLKAPTYTATSYVVAVPTKNSDPASALGFAQAYGRAATQLAVLGDAQSSAGVPVRTLRRNVRTATSPDAPMIAVSATSPRPGLASEMANAVTRALTRHANKTKGSTHVELLQFSPAVRPTEPTSASPMVTGLVGTSAGGLLGGLALLVRPKRTEKDDADIALPASVPGPATAAAVPGQL; this is translated from the coding sequence ATGACCGACAATCTCACCCGATTCCGTCGGCAGCCCGGCCAACCGGCCCTCGCCGGCATCCTGCGGCCCTGGTTGCTGCTCGCGACCGGCACGCTGGTCGGCGGCCTGCTCGGCGGTGCCTACGGCACACTCAAGGCCCCGACGTACACGGCGACCAGCTATGTCGTCGCCGTACCCACAAAGAATTCCGACCCGGCTTCCGCGCTCGGCTTCGCACAGGCGTACGGCCGCGCCGCCACGCAGCTCGCGGTGCTCGGGGACGCGCAGTCGTCGGCGGGCGTACCGGTGCGGACGCTGCGGCGGAACGTCCGGACGGCCACCTCGCCGGACGCGCCGATGATCGCCGTCTCGGCCACCTCCCCGCGCCCCGGCCTCGCCTCCGAAATGGCCAACGCGGTCACCCGAGCGCTGACCCGCCACGCGAACAAGACCAAGGGCAGCACCCACGTCGAACTCCTCCAGTTCTCACCGGCGGTACGGCCGACCGAGCCGACGTCCGCGTCACCGATGGTGACCGGCCTGGTCGGCACGAGCGCGGGCGGCCTGCTCGGCGGCCTGGCGCTGCTCGTACGGCCGAAACGGACGGAAAAGGACGACGCCGACATCGCCCTCCCCGCCTCGGTTCCCGGCCCGGCCACCGCCGCCGCCGTGCCCGGACAGCTGTGA
- a CDS encoding polysaccharide deacetylase family protein — translation MAVPVESVGTGRRRAARPRPLPWVAMYHSVGDCSDDPYRITVTPERLERQLAWLRRHRLRGVSLRELFAARARGEGRRLVGLTFDDGYADFLAHALPALRHWNCGATLFVLPARLGSVNTWDPLGPRKPLLSADGVRRAAAAGVEIGSHGLTHIDLTRADDAMVRAEVTDSRVLLSELIEAPVDGFCYPYGSVDRRAAAAVREAGYTYACAIDPGPLTGPYALPRLHVGQNDTAWRLHLKHKLHRLRRRPVEGV, via the coding sequence ATGGCCGTTCCAGTTGAATCCGTCGGCACGGGCAGACGCCGCGCCGCACGCCCCCGTCCGCTCCCGTGGGTGGCGATGTACCACTCCGTGGGTGACTGTTCTGACGACCCGTACCGCATCACGGTCACGCCCGAGCGGCTGGAGCGGCAGCTGGCCTGGCTGCGTCGGCACCGGCTGCGCGGCGTGTCCCTGCGCGAACTGTTCGCCGCCCGCGCCCGGGGCGAGGGACGGCGCCTGGTCGGCCTCACCTTCGACGACGGATACGCCGACTTCCTCGCCCACGCTCTTCCGGCGCTGCGCCACTGGAACTGCGGTGCCACGCTCTTCGTGCTGCCCGCCCGGCTCGGAAGCGTCAACACCTGGGACCCTCTCGGCCCGCGCAAGCCACTGCTGTCCGCGGACGGCGTCCGCCGGGCGGCTGCCGCGGGCGTGGAGATCGGTTCGCACGGGCTGACGCACATCGATCTCACCCGGGCCGACGACGCCATGGTGAGGGCCGAGGTCACCGACAGCAGGGTGCTGCTGTCGGAGCTGATCGAGGCTCCGGTCGACGGCTTCTGCTACCCGTACGGCTCGGTCGACCGGCGCGCCGCCGCCGCCGTACGCGAAGCCGGATACACCTACGCCTGCGCCATCGATCCCGGCCCTCTTACCGGCCCGTACGCGCTCCCCCGTCTGCATGTCGGCCAGAACGACACGGCCTGGCGGCTGCACCTCAAACACAAGCTGCACCGGCTTCGCCGGCGTCCCGTGGAGGGCGTGTGA
- a CDS encoding exopolysaccharide biosynthesis polyprenyl glycosylphosphotransferase encodes MTADRTTSSPGAQPRDHGSSPVSVMPPRGAGPRPPSPAGRRAARSASTVPLLVADGTAALLGALTLTGTQLRPLPSALLLVASLLLRPHRARPPLPGFLDELPAICRRTAVAWLALAALMAAYRPDDALTTRTLLVGFAVQAAVSCALRGTAHARWRAALLRNPRTALVIGPAATAQRVAAAVLRHPRCGVRPVGIVAERQDDAEGLPVLTTGEEVERAVVQNSVRAVLAVHPSVRVHQGPLLSALAERGCVVWELDADSPSYATKDRLAGFSCRRLERATTPRDSVGKRALDVLVSATLLLLVSPLLLVCAVTLRISDGPGVVFRQERIGKDGKPFTLLKFRTHRPVDEHEAATRWSVANEHEMRWFCRMLRRTSLDELLQLWNVLRGDMSLVGPRPERPYFVAHFSESHPGYAARHRMRTGITGLAQIHGLRGDTSIEDRFRFDNLYIDTWSLWQDVCILLRTAATLMRPTGS; translated from the coding sequence GTGACCGCGGACCGCACCACCTCCTCCCCTGGCGCACAGCCCCGGGATCACGGATCCTCGCCCGTCTCGGTCATGCCGCCGCGCGGCGCCGGCCCGAGGCCCCCGTCCCCCGCCGGCAGGCGGGCGGCGCGGTCGGCCTCGACGGTGCCCCTGCTCGTCGCGGACGGCACGGCCGCCCTGCTGGGTGCCCTGACACTGACCGGGACGCAGCTCCGCCCGCTGCCATCGGCCTTGCTACTGGTCGCATCGCTGCTGCTGCGCCCGCACCGCGCGCGCCCGCCGCTGCCAGGCTTCCTCGACGAACTGCCCGCCATCTGCCGCCGGACAGCGGTGGCCTGGTTGGCGCTCGCCGCACTGATGGCGGCGTACCGGCCGGACGACGCGCTGACCACGCGCACCCTTCTGGTGGGTTTCGCCGTGCAGGCCGCGGTGAGCTGCGCGCTGCGCGGCACCGCGCACGCGAGGTGGCGCGCCGCGCTGCTGCGCAATCCGCGCACCGCGCTCGTCATCGGCCCGGCGGCGACCGCGCAGCGTGTGGCCGCCGCCGTGTTGCGGCACCCTCGGTGCGGGGTGCGGCCGGTGGGGATCGTCGCCGAACGGCAGGACGATGCCGAGGGCCTGCCGGTTCTGACGACCGGTGAAGAGGTCGAGAGGGCGGTCGTCCAGAACAGCGTGCGGGCGGTGCTGGCCGTCCACCCCTCCGTACGGGTCCACCAGGGACCGCTGTTGAGCGCCCTGGCCGAGCGGGGTTGCGTGGTCTGGGAACTGGACGCGGACTCTCCGTCGTACGCGACGAAGGACCGGCTGGCCGGGTTCTCCTGCCGGCGTCTGGAAAGGGCTACGACGCCACGCGACAGCGTGGGCAAGCGGGCGCTCGACGTCCTCGTGTCGGCGACGCTGCTGCTGCTGGTCAGCCCCCTGTTGCTGGTGTGCGCGGTGACACTGCGGATCAGCGACGGGCCGGGGGTGGTGTTCCGGCAGGAGCGCATCGGCAAGGACGGAAAGCCGTTCACGCTGCTGAAGTTCCGCACCCACCGTCCCGTCGACGAGCACGAGGCGGCGACCCGGTGGAGTGTGGCGAACGAGCACGAGATGCGCTGGTTCTGCCGCATGCTGCGGCGCACCTCGCTCGATGAGCTCCTCCAGCTGTGGAACGTGCTCCGGGGCGACATGAGTCTGGTCGGACCTCGGCCCGAGCGCCCCTACTTCGTCGCGCATTTCAGCGAGTCCCATCCCGGCTACGCGGCTCGCCACCGCATGCGGACCGGCATCACCGGCCTCGCCCAGATCCATGGGCTGCGCGGCGACACGTCCATCGAGGACCGCTTCCGGTTCGACAACCTCTACATCGACACCTGGTCGCTGTGGCAGGACGTGTGCATCCTGTTGCGCACCGCGGCCACGCTCATGCGCCCGACGGGAAGCTGA
- a CDS encoding tyrosinase family oxidase copper chaperone, protein MAGSSLAVNPAEPTGRRQVLRGLFASAAVVVLAPSLAASVATGREGAWFRETYRGRRIVGIADDARRLGDHVLGVWHVTVDGRPLHLMRRVDGSWMTMVDHYQSYPTPLAAARAAVDELGPTVRLGASGGTGSRMDDSGTPNGGRGTEGDHHHGVHA, encoded by the coding sequence GTGGCCGGATCGTCGCTCGCCGTCAACCCCGCGGAGCCCACCGGGCGGAGGCAGGTGCTGCGGGGGTTGTTCGCGTCGGCGGCCGTGGTGGTGCTCGCACCGTCCTTGGCGGCATCGGTGGCGACCGGGCGGGAGGGGGCGTGGTTCCGCGAGACGTATCGCGGACGGCGCATCGTCGGCATCGCGGACGACGCCCGGCGGTTGGGAGACCACGTCCTTGGCGTATGGCACGTCACGGTGGACGGGCGGCCGCTGCACCTCATGCGTCGTGTCGACGGCAGTTGGATGACCATGGTCGACCACTACCAGTCGTATCCGACGCCACTCGCCGCGGCGCGCGCGGCGGTGGACGAACTCGGCCCCACTGTGCGGTTGGGCGCGTCGGGCGGAACAGGCAGCCGCATGGACGACAGCGGTACGCCGAACGGCGGCCGGGGTACCGAGGGGGATCACCACCATGGTGTACACGCGTAA
- a CDS encoding lipid II flippase MurJ, with protein MPVTPPQTPRALGLGTDGTAVPAARAATQDVDGTDSSGATRKFIAKATLITASLSLAGALLGLVRDQALAQLFGAGIETDAFLVAWTVPEFAATLLIEDGLAIAMIPAFSLALARRAQGVSGDPVRSLVASTLPRLALGFIAVSTLIIVGAPYLVEALAPGLPEPDLAVDCTRLTATCVLTFGLAGYCSAALRAHRRFLAPATIYVAYNAGIIAGMFLLGERWGVRSAAAGVAVGGCLMIVAQLPSLRRLLKSRPSVSGGEVEVRPLSLALISSVLIFAMCRQSQVLIERFLASTLPAGAISHLNYAQKVAQIPMTLSLMLCTVTFPVVAQALADGDTERARDRVERDLALACRLVLFGAATVIACAPQIIAILFQRGAFTAQDTVVTADVLRVYALGLLGQTLVGVLIRTYFSAGRPTWYPIGAMIAGVATTTWIGAGTVDSWGVLALAAANAVGITVTAALLLVGLARDSNGRARLTIVRPAGKSGGPSSFVFSTWTAARRRAARHSEPRGVPIRTRHVLSDLGRPLGAAVVATAAGAFASSAPGSPVVGFAVGCVTVAAVSLLLGQALGTQSRTSALHSVGAVTRRLRHGRSS; from the coding sequence ATGCCCGTGACGCCGCCGCAGACTCCGCGTGCCCTCGGTCTCGGGACCGACGGGACGGCCGTGCCCGCGGCGCGGGCAGCCACGCAGGACGTGGACGGCACCGACTCCTCCGGTGCCACCCGGAAGTTCATCGCCAAGGCCACTCTGATCACGGCGTCGCTGTCGCTCGCCGGGGCGCTGCTCGGCCTGGTGCGGGATCAGGCGCTGGCCCAGCTCTTCGGGGCGGGCATCGAGACGGACGCCTTCCTGGTCGCGTGGACCGTACCGGAGTTCGCCGCCACGCTGCTCATCGAGGACGGCCTGGCCATCGCGATGATCCCGGCTTTCAGCCTGGCCCTGGCCCGGCGCGCCCAGGGTGTCTCCGGCGATCCCGTCCGCTCCCTCGTCGCCAGCACCCTGCCCCGCCTGGCCCTCGGCTTCATCGCGGTATCCACGCTGATCATCGTGGGAGCCCCCTACCTGGTCGAGGCGCTGGCGCCCGGACTGCCCGAACCCGACCTCGCTGTCGACTGCACCCGGCTGACGGCGACCTGTGTACTGACCTTCGGGCTCGCCGGGTACTGCAGCGCGGCTCTGCGGGCGCACCGTCGCTTCCTGGCGCCCGCGACGATCTACGTGGCCTACAACGCCGGCATCATCGCCGGGATGTTCCTGCTCGGCGAGCGCTGGGGCGTGCGATCGGCGGCGGCCGGTGTGGCGGTGGGCGGCTGCCTGATGATCGTTGCCCAACTGCCCTCCCTGCGACGGCTGTTGAAAAGCCGCCCCTCCGTTTCCGGCGGCGAGGTCGAGGTACGCCCCTTGAGCCTCGCCCTGATCAGCAGCGTTCTCATCTTCGCCATGTGCCGCCAGTCCCAGGTCCTGATCGAACGCTTCCTCGCCTCCACCCTTCCCGCCGGGGCCATCTCGCACCTCAACTACGCGCAGAAGGTGGCCCAGATCCCGATGACGCTGTCGCTGATGCTGTGCACCGTCACCTTTCCGGTGGTCGCGCAGGCCCTCGCCGACGGCGACACCGAACGGGCTCGCGACCGCGTGGAGCGGGACCTGGCGCTGGCTTGCCGCCTGGTGCTCTTCGGCGCGGCCACGGTGATCGCCTGCGCGCCGCAGATCATCGCGATCCTGTTCCAGCGGGGCGCGTTCACGGCCCAGGACACGGTGGTGACCGCGGACGTCCTGCGCGTGTACGCCCTCGGCCTGCTCGGCCAGACCCTGGTGGGGGTACTGATCCGCACGTACTTCTCGGCCGGCCGGCCCACCTGGTACCCGATCGGCGCCATGATCGCGGGTGTCGCCACGACCACCTGGATCGGGGCGGGGACCGTGGACTCCTGGGGCGTGTTGGCGCTCGCCGCCGCCAACGCCGTCGGCATCACCGTCACGGCCGCACTGCTACTCGTCGGCCTCGCGCGGGATTCGAACGGGCGCGCCCGTCTCACGATCGTACGGCCGGCCGGGAAATCCGGGGGCCCGAGTTCGTTCGTCTTCTCGACCTGGACCGCGGCCCGTCGTCGAGCCGCGCGGCACAGCGAGCCACGCGGGGTCCCCATCCGTACCCGGCACGTGCTGTCCGATCTGGGCAGGCCGCTCGGGGCGGCGGTGGTCGCCACGGCGGCGGGGGCGTTCGCCTCAAGCGCGCCGGGATCCCCGGTGGTGGGTTTCGCGGTCGGCTGCGTGACCGTGGCCGCCGTTTCCCTCCTGCTCGGACAGGCCCTGGGCACCCAGAGCCGCACATCCGCACTTCATTCCGTAGGTGCCGTCACGCGGAGGCTGAGGCATGGCCGTTCCAGTTGA
- a CDS encoding O-antigen ligase family protein, with protein MSLALTPLVHRGAVLTPVLPVVAVLALLALPLDPSSDGGPGPADAVSGFLVLFCAIRLVRDRRRPLPRTAAVVLGLPVLGLAVAALGAYSPEAGITGMGRYLQIFVLVPAGVLLLIRGRGDFRLLAWSFVGLAGWQGAVGVHQYVTRTGASFQGEPIRAVGTFGPQDVMGMATVVGIGLVCAFGLALGRTSVRQRGAALACALALLLPLALSFSRGAWIATAVACAVQLVLAGLRRALKVAAVAAAAGVILVGGLGVGTAMLQERIDSITHITNAPDQSVADRYTMWTAATDMWREHPLAGVGLKGFPEYRDAYASPSLSSGSDTDGAGAAYLRQPLLSPHSMYLLVLSEQGLLGLMAFAGSWLALLVCVLRTTARARTSEPQGLDCGLVACGLLVWQLTDFVYADIGGPSTVLTAVSFGLVAWWALAGNGETQTTPSVPALGNARESVARCP; from the coding sequence ATGAGCCTCGCACTGACGCCGCTCGTGCACCGTGGCGCCGTCCTGACGCCGGTCCTGCCCGTAGTGGCAGTGCTCGCCCTGCTGGCGCTGCCGCTCGACCCGAGCAGCGACGGCGGCCCCGGTCCCGCCGACGCGGTGTCCGGCTTCCTGGTGCTCTTCTGCGCGATCCGCCTCGTACGCGACCGGCGGCGCCCCTTGCCGCGTACGGCCGCCGTGGTGCTGGGCCTGCCGGTCCTCGGGCTGGCCGTCGCTGCCCTGGGGGCATACTCACCCGAGGCCGGGATCACCGGTATGGGCCGTTATCTACAGATCTTCGTGCTCGTGCCCGCGGGGGTCCTGCTGCTGATCCGTGGCCGGGGCGACTTCCGGTTGCTGGCCTGGTCGTTCGTGGGACTCGCGGGCTGGCAGGGGGCTGTCGGGGTGCACCAGTACGTCACCCGGACCGGCGCCTCCTTCCAGGGCGAGCCGATTCGAGCCGTCGGCACGTTCGGGCCACAGGACGTGATGGGGATGGCAACGGTGGTCGGCATCGGCCTCGTGTGCGCGTTCGGCCTCGCGCTCGGGCGGACGTCCGTACGGCAACGGGGAGCCGCCCTCGCGTGCGCGCTGGCGCTGCTGCTGCCGCTCGCGCTGTCCTTCAGCCGGGGCGCGTGGATCGCGACGGCTGTGGCCTGCGCGGTGCAGCTGGTCCTGGCAGGGCTGCGGCGCGCGCTCAAGGTGGCCGCGGTCGCAGCCGCGGCGGGCGTGATCCTGGTCGGCGGCCTCGGTGTCGGCACGGCGATGCTTCAGGAGCGGATCGACAGCATCACGCACATCACCAACGCCCCCGACCAGTCCGTCGCCGACCGGTACACGATGTGGACGGCCGCGACCGACATGTGGCGCGAACACCCGCTCGCCGGCGTGGGGTTGAAGGGCTTCCCCGAGTACCGGGACGCCTACGCCTCGCCGTCGCTGTCGTCGGGCAGTGACACCGATGGCGCGGGGGCCGCGTACCTGAGGCAGCCGCTGCTGTCACCGCACAGCATGTATCTGCTGGTGCTGAGCGAACAGGGCCTGCTCGGGCTGATGGCGTTCGCCGGGAGCTGGCTGGCGCTGCTGGTGTGCGTGCTGCGGACGACGGCGCGGGCACGCACGTCAGAGCCGCAGGGCCTCGACTGCGGGCTGGTCGCCTGCGGATTACTGGTCTGGCAGCTCACCGACTTCGTGTACGCCGACATCGGCGGCCCCTCCACCGTGCTGACCGCCGTGTCCTTCGGGTTGGTGGCGTGGTGGGCACTGGCCGGGAACGGCGAGACGCAGACCACCCCGTCGGTTCCGGCACTCGGAAACGCACGGGAGAGCGTGGCGCGATGCCCGTGA
- a CDS encoding glycosyltransferase: protein MHTSSTCPRSRVLHLTQPVEGGVARVVTDLVQAQLTAGLAVTVACPDSTLSTGLRRLGADVRHWHATRSPGPSLVREVRHLTQVIDEVRPHLVHAHSAKAGLAGRLAVRGRIPTVFQPHAWSFEATGGATSALARAWERWGVRWASQVVCVSEAERMTGVRSGIDGRWSVIPNGVDLQRFRPAPVAAIRAELTPLHEVDPAAPLVVCVGRLCRQKGQEVLLEAWSTVARRVPGARLVLVGDGPDRDRLRALAPKSVLFAGAVADVVRWYQAADLVVLPSRWEGMALAPLEAMACGRPVVATDVDGARESLPRSLASRCLVPPENPAVLAEAVADLLLDPLLRASLGRQGLQYVLSSHDVRHTAEAVADVYRHLIGVRPAARVTPTEHEESIQS, encoded by the coding sequence ATGCACACGTCATCAACCTGCCCTCGGTCGCGAGTCCTTCACCTCACCCAGCCCGTGGAAGGCGGGGTCGCCCGCGTCGTGACGGACCTGGTACAGGCGCAGCTCACGGCCGGCCTGGCCGTCACGGTGGCCTGCCCCGACAGCACGCTCAGCACAGGGCTCCGGCGACTGGGCGCGGACGTACGGCACTGGCACGCGACGCGGTCACCGGGTCCGTCACTCGTCCGGGAGGTACGACACCTCACACAGGTGATCGATGAAGTGCGCCCGCATCTGGTGCACGCGCACAGCGCGAAGGCCGGGCTCGCCGGGCGGCTCGCCGTCCGCGGGAGGATCCCCACCGTCTTCCAGCCGCACGCCTGGTCGTTCGAGGCCACCGGCGGGGCCACCTCGGCGCTCGCGCGGGCGTGGGAACGGTGGGGGGTGCGCTGGGCCTCCCAGGTGGTGTGCGTGAGCGAGGCGGAGCGCATGACCGGCGTGCGCTCCGGGATCGACGGGCGCTGGAGCGTCATCCCCAACGGCGTCGACCTGCAGCGCTTCCGCCCCGCCCCCGTCGCTGCCATACGGGCTGAGCTGACGCCCCTGCACGAGGTCGATCCCGCCGCGCCGCTCGTCGTCTGTGTAGGGCGGCTGTGTCGGCAGAAGGGCCAGGAAGTCCTGCTGGAGGCGTGGAGTACCGTCGCCCGCAGGGTGCCCGGCGCACGTCTCGTCCTGGTCGGCGACGGTCCGGACCGCGACCGGCTTCGGGCGCTCGCCCCGAAATCCGTGCTGTTCGCGGGCGCCGTCGCCGATGTCGTCCGCTGGTACCAGGCCGCAGATCTCGTCGTTCTGCCGTCCCGCTGGGAGGGCATGGCGCTGGCCCCGCTGGAGGCGATGGCCTGCGGCCGGCCGGTGGTGGCCACGGACGTCGACGGTGCCCGCGAGAGCCTGCCTCGCTCACTCGCCTCACGCTGCCTGGTTCCGCCCGAGAACCCGGCGGTGCTGGCCGAGGCCGTCGCCGACCTGTTGCTCGACCCGCTGCTGCGCGCATCGCTCGGCCGCCAGGGACTCCAGTACGTCCTGTCCTCGCACGACGTGCGGCACACCGCCGAGGCGGTCGCGGACGTCTACCGCCATCTGATCGGCGTGCGACCCGCAGCACGCGTCACACCCACGGAGCATGAGGAGTCAATCCAGTCGTGA
- a CDS encoding DUF3344 domain-containing protein, translating to MRYSLALLLRRTTVSALALAGMWAPTGAVAVAPVTPSSQEADRLSFAQRYHALQRGGIVRAANVSITCRMPRAAHQFLPSTARSCPATRGGGTGVNGDFDMTYVDVDKDPNTYNSSRAEVRVPEGSRVSYARLYWGGNLRVGEQKPPKDNGRVLIAEQGGEYKEVLADTVVGHRVAHGADAFQASADVTKLVRENGPGLYTVAQVNVAMGRSAAGAWGGWTLVVAYENPKQPLRHLTVWDGFDALESGAGQEISLRGMRFPAGAGGRAGLVTYDGDQGETGDTLTLTTTRTSSASLPHRTDVTSLTDPANPRDDVLNSTISEPGASQPERVPAYARTLGYDSDVFDLGTGLRHGGDQLAFRVLSQRDLIWAGVLFVAVDAQR from the coding sequence ATGCGCTATTCCCTAGCCCTCCTGCTGCGCCGTACAACGGTGAGCGCCCTCGCCCTCGCCGGGATGTGGGCTCCCACCGGCGCCGTGGCGGTCGCGCCTGTCACACCGTCGTCGCAGGAGGCGGACCGTCTTTCCTTCGCCCAGCGGTACCACGCCCTCCAGCGCGGCGGGATCGTCCGCGCGGCCAACGTCTCCATCACCTGCCGTATGCCACGGGCCGCCCACCAGTTCCTGCCCTCCACAGCGCGATCCTGCCCAGCCACTCGTGGGGGCGGGACCGGGGTGAACGGCGACTTCGACATGACGTACGTCGATGTCGACAAGGACCCGAACACCTATAACTCCTCCCGCGCGGAGGTCCGTGTACCCGAGGGCTCACGGGTCAGCTACGCCCGGCTGTACTGGGGCGGCAACCTGCGCGTCGGCGAGCAGAAGCCGCCCAAGGACAACGGTCGGGTGCTGATCGCCGAACAAGGCGGGGAGTACAAGGAGGTCCTCGCGGACACGGTCGTCGGCCACCGTGTGGCGCACGGCGCGGATGCCTTCCAGGCCTCGGCGGACGTCACGAAGCTGGTGCGGGAGAACGGGCCGGGTCTGTACACCGTGGCCCAGGTCAACGTGGCGATGGGAAGGTCGGCGGCCGGCGCGTGGGGTGGCTGGACGCTGGTGGTGGCGTACGAGAACCCGAAGCAGCCGTTGCGGCACCTCACCGTCTGGGACGGCTTCGACGCCCTGGAGTCCGGTGCGGGGCAGGAGATCAGCCTGCGCGGAATGCGCTTCCCGGCAGGCGCGGGCGGCCGGGCAGGCCTGGTGACGTACGACGGCGACCAGGGCGAGACCGGCGACACGCTCACCCTCACGACCACCCGCACATCCTCCGCCTCGCTGCCCCACCGCACCGACGTCACCTCCCTCACGGACCCCGCCAATCCCCGCGACGACGTCCTGAACTCCACGATCAGCGAACCGGGAGCATCCCAGCCGGAGCGGGTGCCGGCGTACGCCCGCACCCTCGGCTACGACTCCGATGTGTTCGATCTCGGAACGGGCCTGCGACACGGCGGCGACCAGCTGGCCTTCCGAGTCCTTTCCCAGCGGGACTTGATCTGGGCCGGAGTGCTCTTCGTCGCCGTAGACGCCCAGCGGTAA